From the genome of Colwellia psychrerythraea 34H, one region includes:
- a CDS encoding response regulator transcription factor: MNTKPLIYVIDDEAEICDLVCQELERYNFSAQAFTTGEQALLAIKKQLPSLCIIDLGLPDMDGLSLVKKLFDDKKIGVIILSGRNSLPDKVLGLELGADDYISKPFDPRELVARVKSIIRRIVVNESPITSLHTASFGDWTFEQSTLTLANNKGDSFMLSAAETEILMVLLNAPRQILSRERLLSEDATSFDRSIDVRMSRLRKKIEHDHKNPKIIKTVYGAGYIFTLEVTWQ, encoded by the coding sequence GTGAATACTAAACCCTTAATTTACGTTATCGATGATGAAGCCGAAATATGTGACTTAGTTTGCCAAGAACTGGAGCGTTATAACTTCAGTGCGCAAGCATTCACTACAGGCGAACAAGCCCTATTGGCAATTAAAAAACAGTTACCATCACTTTGTATTATTGATCTTGGTTTGCCTGATATGGATGGTTTGTCATTAGTGAAGAAGCTTTTTGATGATAAAAAAATTGGCGTTATTATTTTATCAGGTCGTAACAGCTTGCCCGATAAAGTCTTAGGCTTGGAGCTTGGTGCTGATGATTATATTAGTAAACCTTTCGATCCGCGAGAACTCGTTGCTCGAGTAAAAAGTATCATTCGTCGGATTGTAGTCAATGAATCACCTATCACATCACTTCATACCGCAAGCTTTGGCGATTGGACATTTGAACAATCAACACTGACTTTAGCCAACAACAAGGGCGATAGCTTTATGCTAAGCGCTGCTGAAACTGAAATACTGATGGTATTACTGAATGCCCCCAGACAAATATTATCACGAGAGCGTTTACTGAGCGAAGATGCAACATCTTTCGACCGGAGTATTGACGTTAGAATGTCGAGATTAAGAAAAAAAATAGAACACGATCATAAAAACCCCAAAATCATTAAAACGGTGTACGGTGCAGGGTATATTTTTACTTTGGAAGTCACTTGGCAGTAA
- a CDS encoding NAD-dependent malic enzyme: MPQSQRPLYIPYAGPSLLETPLLNKGSAFSKEERGSFNLTGLLPPRFESIDEQAERAFRQYSCFQTNINKHIYLRAIHDNNETLFFKLVQNNLAEMMPIIYTPTVGDACEQFSDIYRSSRGLFISYEDRFNIDDMLRNATKNKVKVIVVTDGERILGLGDQGIGGMGIPIGKLSLYTACGGISPAHTLPVMLDVGTNNQKLLDDPMYMGARHKRIDQDSYDEFLELFISAVKRRWPNVLLQFEDFAQPNAMPLLQRYKDRICCFNDDIQGTASVTVGTLLAACRSKGSKLSELNVAFVGAGSAGCGIAEQIISQMMNEGLGAEQARSQVFMVDRFGLLTQGMGELRDFQQKLVQSNEAIAEWDIAGEFASLVEVMHGAKPDILIGVSGQAGLFTEKVITAMKSHCEMPIIFPLSNPSRQVEATPSQVINWTQGQVIIATGSPFDPIEYQGKTFPIAQCNNSYIFPGVGLAVVAANISRITDGMLQVASETLAAASPLANGESDELLPPLTSIAQLSRDIAFAIAKVAYKQGLALELTDDELLAKIEHNFWKPEYRQYRRTSL; this comes from the coding sequence ATGCCTCAATCTCAACGCCCACTTTACATCCCTTATGCCGGTCCATCATTATTAGAAACCCCTTTACTGAACAAGGGCAGTGCTTTTAGCAAAGAAGAACGCGGTAGTTTTAACCTAACTGGGCTTTTGCCACCACGCTTTGAAAGTATTGATGAACAAGCAGAGCGTGCATTTCGTCAGTACAGTTGTTTTCAAACTAACATCAATAAGCATATTTATTTACGTGCTATCCATGATAATAATGAAACGTTGTTTTTTAAATTGGTACAAAATAATCTGGCCGAAATGATGCCTATTATTTATACCCCAACGGTTGGCGATGCTTGTGAGCAGTTTTCTGATATTTACCGCAGCTCACGCGGTTTGTTTATCTCTTATGAAGATAGATTTAATATTGATGACATGCTGCGTAATGCGACTAAAAATAAAGTAAAAGTGATTGTAGTTACCGATGGTGAACGTATTTTGGGTCTTGGCGATCAAGGCATTGGCGGTATGGGTATTCCAATCGGTAAGCTCTCTCTTTATACCGCTTGTGGTGGTATTAGCCCAGCGCATACTTTGCCGGTAATGCTTGATGTAGGTACTAATAACCAGAAACTATTAGATGACCCTATGTACATGGGTGCTCGACATAAGCGTATCGATCAAGATTCCTATGATGAATTTTTAGAGTTATTTATCAGCGCAGTTAAACGTCGCTGGCCAAATGTTTTGTTGCAATTTGAAGATTTCGCACAGCCAAATGCGATGCCTTTATTGCAACGTTATAAAGATAGAATCTGTTGTTTTAATGATGATATTCAGGGAACTGCTTCGGTAACTGTTGGGACTTTACTGGCTGCTTGTCGTAGTAAAGGCTCTAAACTCTCAGAGTTGAATGTTGCTTTTGTTGGTGCAGGCTCTGCAGGTTGTGGTATTGCCGAACAAATTATCAGCCAGATGATGAATGAAGGCCTTGGTGCCGAGCAAGCCCGTAGCCAAGTGTTTATGGTTGATAGGTTTGGTTTGTTAACGCAGGGTATGGGCGAACTTCGTGATTTTCAGCAAAAACTAGTACAAAGCAATGAAGCCATCGCTGAGTGGGATATTGCTGGAGAGTTTGCCTCACTTGTTGAAGTAATGCACGGCGCTAAACCTGATATTCTTATTGGTGTCTCTGGCCAAGCGGGATTATTTACTGAAAAAGTTATTACCGCGATGAAGTCTCATTGTGAGATGCCGATAATCTTCCCGTTAAGTAATCCATCTCGTCAAGTTGAAGCAACACCTAGCCAAGTTATTAATTGGACACAAGGGCAAGTAATTATTGCAACAGGAAGCCCGTTTGATCCTATTGAGTATCAAGGAAAAACGTTCCCAATTGCTCAATGTAATAATAGTTACATCTTCCCTGGTGTTGGCTTAGCTGTTGTTGCGGCAAATATCAGTCGAATTACCGATGGGATGTTACAAGTGGCGAGTGAAACCTTAGCTGCGGCATCACCGCTTGCAAATGGCGAGTCTGATGAGTTATTGCCACCGTTAACGTCTATTGCACAATTAAGTAGGGATATTGCTTTTGCTATTGCTAAAGTAGCTTATAAACAAGGATTAGCATTGGAGCTAACTGATGATGAGTTGTTAGCAAAAATAGAGCATAATTTTTGGAAACCTGAATATCGTCAATACCGTAGAACAAGCTTGTAA
- the iscX gene encoding Fe-S cluster assembly protein IscX: protein MATGLLWSDSQEIALDLIEEHPNVDPFKLHFTDLRQWVLDLERFDDDPKHCGERVLEAIQLAWMAEVD from the coding sequence ATGGCTACAGGACTACTTTGGAGTGATTCGCAAGAGATAGCGTTGGACTTAATTGAAGAGCATCCTAACGTTGACCCCTTTAAACTGCATTTCACTGATTTAAGACAGTGGGTACTTGATTTGGAACGTTTTGATGATGATCCTAAGCATTGCGGCGAGCGAGTATTAGAAGCGATTCAATTAGCTTGGATGGCAGAAGTAGATTAG
- a CDS encoding Lrp/AsnC family transcriptional regulator, with protein MDSFDKHILSILQKDCTLSTSEIAERVGLSTTPCWRRIQAMEKSGVIKGRVALADPEKLNVGLSIFVMVKTNQHNPDWLTTFAKVAEDFPEIVEFYRMSGDVDYLLRVVVPDMKAYDRFYKELITRVDFSDISSSFAMEEIKYTTALPIDYI; from the coding sequence ATGGACTCTTTTGATAAACACATTTTAAGTATTTTACAAAAAGATTGTACTTTATCAACCAGCGAGATTGCTGAGCGAGTGGGACTTTCGACGACCCCTTGTTGGCGAAGAATCCAAGCAATGGAAAAATCAGGTGTCATTAAAGGGCGTGTTGCCCTGGCGGATCCAGAAAAGTTAAACGTGGGTTTATCTATTTTTGTTATGGTAAAGACTAATCAACATAATCCCGATTGGTTAACGACCTTTGCTAAAGTTGCAGAAGACTTCCCTGAAATTGTCGAGTTCTATCGCATGAGTGGCGATGTAGATTACTTGCTTAGAGTTGTGGTGCCCGATATGAAAGCCTACGACCGATTCTATAAAGAGCTTATCACTCGGGTAGATTTTTCTGACATAAGTTCAAGTTTCGCTATGGAAGAAATAAAGTACACCACTGCCCTGCCTATTGATTATATTTAG
- a CDS encoding putative porin, which yields MKLSKLSALAVILLSNTVLAESYQSFTSLSYAHESYFADAPEYGFYNKGDSDNFSLSSKYYFDERLALGPLNEFAYINTSSNVFASAVNRNRDGSSLMHGQDTNFDSSATTYGIGGQWIVNSFIIGASYDYNESKGKWNDYSFDNDDSDVSLLIGYLFSDNFLISAGCEENFDNICGYTMSYNWQLEGTDYIGFSYNASDNFDINELSSQYFFSVGEQSYLMIGGEYLHDNRDYFFADNYWSVNGSYYYDTRTSITAYFSEDDAYGVSANYFINQNYSVQTGYNSVVNEKNRNEYEGYYFNVTAQF from the coding sequence TTGAAACTATCAAAACTATCAGCCTTAGCAGTTATTCTCCTAAGCAATACCGTACTTGCCGAAAGCTACCAGTCGTTTACGTCACTATCTTACGCCCATGAAAGTTACTTTGCTGATGCACCAGAATATGGATTTTACAATAAAGGTGATTCGGATAATTTTTCGTTATCCAGTAAATATTATTTTGATGAAAGGTTGGCACTCGGCCCTTTAAATGAGTTTGCTTACATTAATACTAGTAGTAATGTCTTTGCTTCGGCGGTCAACCGAAATAGGGATGGCTCTTCTTTAATGCATGGTCAGGACACTAATTTTGATTCAAGCGCTACTACCTACGGTATCGGTGGTCAATGGATAGTAAATAGCTTTATCATTGGCGCTAGTTACGACTATAACGAGTCAAAAGGTAAGTGGAATGATTATAGCTTTGATAACGATGATAGTGACGTCTCATTATTAATAGGGTATTTATTTTCTGATAATTTTCTTATTAGTGCTGGTTGTGAAGAAAATTTCGATAATATTTGTGGTTATACTATGAGTTATAATTGGCAGCTAGAGGGGACTGATTATATTGGCTTTAGCTATAATGCGAGTGATAATTTTGATATTAACGAACTTTCATCTCAATACTTTTTTAGCGTAGGAGAGCAAAGTTATCTCATGATTGGTGGTGAATACCTACATGATAATAGGGACTATTTTTTTGCTGATAATTACTGGAGTGTAAATGGCAGTTATTATTATGATACAAGAACATCTATTACCGCTTATTTTAGCGAAGATGATGCTTATGGTGTGAGTGCTAATTATTTCATTAATCAGAATTACTCAGTGCAAACGGGTTATAATTCAGTTGTGAACGAGAAAAATAGAAATGAATACGAAGGATATTATTTTAACGTTACAGCACAATTTTAG
- a CDS encoding DUF2164 domain-containing protein — MSTIKFSSTETEQLVIKIQDYFAKELDQDLGQFDAEFLLDFFSKEVGAHFYNRGLSDAQLVIAAKLDNVSEMIQEGISEIEKPIS; from the coding sequence ATGAGTACAATAAAATTCTCAAGTACAGAAACAGAGCAGTTAGTTATTAAGATTCAAGACTATTTTGCCAAAGAGCTCGATCAAGACCTTGGTCAGTTTGATGCTGAATTTTTACTCGACTTTTTTTCTAAAGAAGTCGGCGCTCACTTTTATAATCGTGGTTTGTCTGATGCGCAATTGGTTATTGCCGCTAAACTGGACAATGTTAGTGAAATGATACAAGAAGGCATTAGTGAAATAGAAAAGCCTATAAGTTAA
- a CDS encoding M3 family metallopeptidase, which yields MKPLFIKAFLVSSILMGCSTATEVTDVKPAANTVTKATVSVQAVKESEALLLAKWQGPFQGVPAFDQVTLAGLVPAMETAMATNLAEIDLIANNPQAATFENTIVAMEKTGSDLDRIFTYYGIWSANKSSSEFRKIGTELAPKLSTFSSRIKQNKKLFNRISAVYNSDEVKSLSPAKQRLVLLTYNSFSRDGATLNDSDKERYAEINQRLAQLQTKFGNNVLADEESYVVYLTKAQLGGLPESIVNVAAAAATERDHQGEFAITNTRSSMDPFLTYSTERALRKQVWQNYYSRGDNGDEFDNNAIIAEILQLRHERVGLLGYKNYASWRLEDRMAKSPENAIALMESVWPAAIARVDEEVADMLAIGKKQDGIEQVQAWDYRFYAEKVRKDKYDLDSDEVKQYLQLNNLREAMFYVAGRLFNFNFVEVTDGSVPVFHEDVRVWEVKDKTSGEHIGLWYLDPFARKGKRSGAWATTYRSHTTFGGKTNVLSSNNSNFSKGVAGQPTLISWSDAETYFHEFGHALHFLASKVEYPTLNSGVRDYTEFQSQLLERWLSTDEVIDNYLVHYKTGKAMPKALIAKIKQAATFNQGFSTTEYLASALVDMKFHTVDPTGIDPDKFERKTLAELKMPKQIVMRHRSPQFGHIFSSEGYASSYYGYMWAEVLTSDAAEAFAEAPGGFYDKGVADKLVEHLFSVRNAVDPSEAYRAFRGRDAKVEALMRDRGFPVKTKD from the coding sequence ATGAAACCACTGTTTATCAAAGCATTTTTAGTTTCTAGTATTTTAATGGGTTGCTCAACAGCAACAGAAGTTACCGATGTAAAGCCAGCAGCTAACACAGTAACTAAAGCTACTGTCAGTGTTCAAGCGGTAAAAGAATCCGAAGCACTTCTCTTAGCTAAATGGCAAGGGCCTTTTCAGGGCGTTCCTGCATTTGATCAAGTAACATTAGCAGGCCTAGTGCCAGCAATGGAAACAGCGATGGCGACTAATTTAGCTGAAATCGATTTAATTGCTAATAACCCCCAAGCGGCTACATTTGAAAATACAATTGTTGCTATGGAAAAAACGGGCAGTGACCTAGATAGAATTTTCACGTATTACGGTATTTGGAGTGCAAATAAATCAAGCAGTGAATTTAGAAAAATTGGTACAGAACTAGCACCGAAATTATCTACCTTTTCATCAAGGATCAAACAAAACAAAAAATTATTTAATCGTATTTCAGCTGTTTATAATTCTGATGAAGTTAAATCATTGAGTCCGGCAAAACAGCGTTTAGTTTTATTAACTTATAATAGTTTTTCACGTGATGGTGCGACATTAAATGATAGCGATAAAGAGCGTTATGCCGAAATTAATCAACGGTTAGCGCAGTTACAAACGAAGTTTGGTAATAACGTTTTAGCGGATGAAGAAAGTTATGTTGTTTACTTAACTAAAGCACAGTTGGGCGGCTTACCAGAGTCTATAGTAAATGTTGCCGCTGCTGCTGCGACTGAGCGAGATCATCAAGGTGAGTTTGCAATTACCAATACTCGCTCTTCTATGGACCCCTTTTTAACGTATTCAACAGAGCGTGCTTTAAGAAAACAGGTTTGGCAAAACTACTACAGCCGTGGTGATAATGGCGATGAGTTTGACAACAATGCCATCATTGCAGAAATATTACAGCTGCGTCATGAACGTGTCGGCTTATTAGGCTACAAAAACTATGCCTCGTGGCGATTAGAAGATCGCATGGCTAAATCACCAGAAAATGCGATCGCTTTAATGGAATCTGTTTGGCCAGCAGCCATTGCACGTGTTGATGAAGAAGTTGCTGATATGTTAGCTATTGGGAAAAAACAAGATGGGATAGAACAAGTACAAGCTTGGGATTACCGCTTTTATGCCGAGAAAGTACGTAAAGATAAATACGACCTAGACTCTGATGAAGTTAAACAGTATTTACAGTTAAATAATTTACGTGAAGCTATGTTTTATGTAGCAGGGCGCTTATTTAATTTTAATTTCGTGGAAGTGACTGATGGTTCAGTACCGGTATTTCATGAAGATGTTCGTGTTTGGGAAGTAAAAGATAAAACTTCAGGTGAGCATATTGGCCTATGGTATTTAGATCCATTCGCACGTAAAGGTAAACGTTCAGGGGCATGGGCGACTACCTATCGCTCTCACACTACCTTTGGCGGTAAGACAAATGTACTGTCTTCTAACAACTCTAACTTTTCTAAAGGTGTTGCTGGACAACCTACTTTGATTTCTTGGTCAGATGCAGAAACCTACTTCCATGAATTTGGTCATGCTTTACACTTTTTAGCCTCAAAAGTTGAGTACCCAACACTTAACTCTGGCGTGCGTGATTACACTGAATTTCAATCACAACTATTAGAGCGTTGGTTATCGACTGATGAAGTGATTGACAACTACCTTGTACATTACAAAACGGGCAAAGCCATGCCTAAAGCGCTTATAGCTAAAATTAAACAAGCAGCAACCTTTAATCAAGGCTTTAGCACTACTGAATATTTAGCGTCTGCTTTGGTTGATATGAAGTTTCATACTGTAGACCCTACAGGTATTGACCCAGATAAATTTGAGCGTAAAACACTAGCTGAATTAAAAATGCCTAAGCAAATTGTTATGCGTCATCGTAGTCCGCAATTTGGTCATATCTTTAGTAGTGAAGGGTATGCGTCAAGTTATTATGGTTATATGTGGGCTGAAGTCTTAACGTCTGATGCGGCAGAAGCTTTTGCAGAAGCTCCTGGTGGTTTTTACGATAAAGGTGTTGCCGATAAACTGGTAGAGCATTTATTTAGTGTCCGCAATGCGGTTGATCCAAGTGAAGCTTATCGTGCCTTTAGAGGTCGAGATGCAAAAGTAGAAGCATTAATGCGCGATCGCGGTTTTCCGGTAAAAACTAAAGATTAA
- a CDS encoding HAMP domain-containing sensor histidine kinase, with the protein MTSLNNPKKSKRLPRQLTLSFFGFSLSFLNKISIKKLTLIGFTFVAMPLVMALIFGANKASELAQKSTSAIYNVAQLTQLNSKLDETIAKLERSASQFVVLKDDELLAIFSGHHKALIDIIQETSAKQQDKVLKEQLTSLKAESDRIKELMLNENIDTFSLEEIQQEFKPLQLINEQLEKRSTFVVNQQVLDIQQTTEEISDNILERLYIIPITLLIAGVFIILITKPLKRLTDEIQLLEQGSFEQEINLHGPAEVREIADALENMRQRLHALELQKSSFIRHISHELKTPLAAIREGTELIYDNSVGPLNEDQQEICDIIRVSVNRLQRLIEDLLDFNIVLDSTSLHGLEKISLSELINDACNVRKLDIKSKNLTMKCNNSPYFVYSNSKQLSVILDNILSNAIKYSPVNGDITITYSSSKECITINIIDQGPGIDPSLSEKVFDAFYQGKAPINSQIKGSGLGLTIVKELLLRLNGKIEVIPARKISAANESGACITITLPNTQTDNEL; encoded by the coding sequence ATGACTTCACTTAACAACCCAAAAAAAAGTAAGCGATTACCAAGGCAGTTAACACTTTCTTTTTTTGGTTTTAGCCTATCATTCCTTAATAAAATTTCTATTAAGAAACTAACGTTAATTGGTTTTACCTTCGTTGCAATGCCATTAGTAATGGCGTTGATTTTTGGCGCTAATAAAGCCAGTGAATTAGCCCAAAAAAGTACTAGCGCTATTTATAATGTTGCGCAATTGACACAACTTAACAGTAAGTTGGATGAAACTATTGCCAAACTAGAGCGCTCTGCAAGTCAATTTGTAGTACTCAAAGACGATGAATTGCTTGCCATATTTAGTGGTCACCACAAAGCGTTAATAGATATAATTCAAGAAACATCGGCTAAACAGCAAGATAAAGTACTAAAAGAGCAGTTAACGTCGTTGAAAGCTGAAAGTGATAGAATAAAAGAACTGATGCTAAACGAGAATATCGATACGTTTTCATTAGAAGAAATCCAACAAGAATTTAAACCATTACAGCTTATCAATGAGCAGCTAGAGAAACGCAGTACTTTTGTTGTTAATCAACAGGTTTTAGATATACAACAGACCACCGAAGAAATTAGCGATAACATTCTTGAGCGTTTATATATTATCCCTATCACTTTGCTAATTGCCGGTGTATTTATCATTTTGATCACCAAACCATTAAAACGGCTCACTGATGAAATTCAATTGCTTGAGCAAGGTAGTTTTGAACAAGAAATTAACTTACACGGCCCTGCTGAAGTCAGGGAAATAGCAGATGCGCTAGAAAATATGCGCCAACGGCTACATGCACTTGAGTTACAAAAGTCGAGTTTTATCCGTCATATATCCCATGAATTAAAAACACCACTTGCCGCAATTAGGGAAGGCACCGAGCTTATTTATGATAATAGTGTTGGCCCGCTCAATGAGGACCAGCAAGAAATTTGCGATATTATTCGCGTGAGTGTTAATCGTCTCCAGCGTTTAATTGAAGACTTACTCGATTTCAATATTGTTCTTGATTCAACAAGCCTTCATGGCTTAGAGAAAATTAGTTTGTCTGAGTTAATAAACGATGCCTGTAATGTTCGAAAACTCGATATAAAGTCGAAGAATTTGACCATGAAGTGTAATAACAGTCCGTATTTTGTTTACAGCAACAGTAAACAACTCAGTGTCATTCTAGATAATATTCTCTCTAATGCGATAAAATATTCTCCGGTGAATGGAGATATCACCATAACTTATAGCAGCAGCAAGGAATGCATAACTATTAACATAATTGACCAAGGACCGGGGATAGACCCATCACTTAGCGAAAAAGTATTTGATGCTTTTTATCAAGGTAAAGCACCGATCAATAGCCAGATAAAAGGTAGTGGCTTAGGGCTTACCATAGTCAAAGAGCTATTACTTCGCCTTAATGGTAAAATCGAAGTTATACCAGCAAGGAAAATTAGCGCGGCTAATGAGAGCGGCGCCTGTATCACCATCACTTTACCTAATACACAAACAGATAATGAATTATGA
- a CDS encoding sigma 54-interacting transcriptional regulator produces MSLSNQTVTSNSAKILIVDDDPSLLRLLGIRLSAAGYDVESAANAKIALGRLQNFIPQVVISDLRMEGMDGMALFEQIRIQHPNIPVVIMTAHGTIPDAINATKQGVFSFLTKPFESQELLDTVEQAIRLQPSQNEKTGETELWRNNIISRSTVMTSLLQQAKQVANSDFSVLIHSQSGTGKELLAKAIHQASNRKNKVFTAINCAAIPEQLLESELFGHIKGAFTGAERNHQGLFQATNGGTLFLDEIGDMPLSFQVKLLRVLQEREVRPVGSTQAVKVDVRIISATHVNLTNAIKANTFREDLYYRLNVVELELPTLAQRREDIPLLVQYFLNQAVARSNVPIKSINQEAMELLISAPWPGNIRQLQNVIEQSIALSSESIISANLVKNALRDDSTQFPSFQQARDHFERDYLSKLLKITAGNVSQAARIAQRNRTEFYKLLNRHHLVAESYREE; encoded by the coding sequence ATGAGCCTAAGCAACCAAACAGTTACCAGTAATTCAGCCAAAATACTGATAGTGGATGATGACCCAAGTTTATTACGTTTACTTGGTATTCGTTTATCTGCGGCAGGATATGATGTTGAGTCTGCCGCCAATGCAAAAATTGCTTTAGGAAGATTACAAAATTTTATTCCTCAAGTAGTTATTAGTGATTTGCGTATGGAAGGCATGGATGGCATGGCTTTATTCGAACAAATTAGAATACAGCATCCTAATATTCCTGTCGTCATTATGACTGCTCATGGCACCATTCCAGATGCAATTAACGCCACTAAACAAGGTGTGTTTAGTTTTTTAACTAAACCTTTTGAAAGCCAAGAGCTACTTGATACCGTTGAACAAGCCATACGATTACAGCCTTCACAGAATGAGAAAACCGGAGAAACAGAGCTATGGCGAAATAATATAATTAGCCGAAGTACTGTGATGACTTCACTATTACAACAAGCTAAACAAGTAGCTAACAGTGATTTTAGTGTACTTATTCATAGCCAAAGCGGTACCGGTAAAGAGCTATTGGCAAAAGCAATTCACCAAGCGAGTAACAGGAAAAATAAGGTATTCACGGCAATCAATTGTGCCGCTATACCTGAACAACTCCTTGAGTCTGAATTGTTTGGTCACATTAAAGGGGCGTTTACTGGTGCAGAGCGAAATCACCAAGGTTTATTTCAAGCCACCAATGGCGGTACTTTATTTTTAGATGAAATTGGTGATATGCCACTTAGCTTTCAGGTAAAACTTCTACGGGTTTTACAGGAACGAGAAGTCAGGCCGGTAGGTAGTACACAAGCGGTAAAGGTCGATGTTCGCATCATTTCAGCAACCCATGTTAATTTAACCAATGCCATTAAAGCCAATACCTTTAGAGAAGATTTGTACTACCGACTTAATGTAGTTGAGTTGGAATTACCTACTTTGGCGCAACGACGAGAAGATATTCCATTGTTGGTACAATATTTCTTAAATCAAGCAGTTGCTCGATCGAATGTCCCTATCAAAAGCATCAATCAAGAAGCCATGGAATTACTTATTAGTGCCCCTTGGCCGGGTAATATTAGACAGCTGCAAAATGTTATAGAGCAAAGTATTGCGCTGTCTAGTGAAAGCATTATCAGTGCAAATTTAGTAAAAAATGCGCTGCGTGATGATTCAACTCAGTTTCCCTCTTTTCAGCAAGCACGTGATCATTTTGAGCGAGATTACTTATCAAAATTATTAAAAATTACCGCAGGAAATGTATCACAGGCAGCTCGAATTGCTCAACGTAACCGTACTGAGTTTTATAAGTTGTTAAATCGTCATCATCTAGTCGCTGAATCATACCGAGAAGAGTAA